In Deltaproteobacteria bacterium, the genomic window TGGATGCCCCGCCCTGTGGGTGGGGTAATTCACTTAAAACCAGAAATAACCTTGACATTGGATCTCAGGTTGATTATATATGCGCTGTTGCGCAGATATGCATATAGGTTTCGGGAGGTGAACATGCAGGATGAAGCAAATCTATTCAAGGTCTTGAGCGATCCGACCAGGCTCAGGTTGGCGGTATTGCTGGCTTTCAGGGGTGAGACCTGTGTGTGTATGTTATCCCAGGCACTCAACGAACCTGACTTCAAGGTGTCGCGTCACCTCGGAATCATGCGCTCGGCGGGGATGGTCGAAGCCCGGCGCGAAGGAACATGGATGCATTACAAGCTAACTAAACCGAGGCATCGCCTGGAAGAATGCCTCCAGATGTGTTTTCGCAACTGCCTGGCTGATCACAAAGCGGTCCAGACTGATTTGAAACGTCTGGAGAAGGCAACCTGTGTCGCGTGAAGAGTAAGGACAGATGAAGAAGAAAGTCAGGATCCTGTTTCTTTGTACAGGCAATTCATGCCGAAGTCAGATGGCCGAAGGATGGACCAGACACCTCAAAAATGACTCCATCGAGGCGTATTCGGCAGGAATAGAGAAGCACGGCCTAAATCAACGGGCTGTCAAAGTCATGGCCGAGGCTGGAGTGGACATAAGTAACCACAAATCGAAGATTGTGGCAGATCTGCCAACAATGCATTTCGACTATGTAGTGACGTTGTGCGGACATGCCCATGAGTCATGCCCATTCTTCCCCGGTACAGCGAAAATCATACACGTCGGGTTCGATGATCCGGCCAGCCTGGCGGCGGATGTAAGGACCGAGGAAGAGGCCCTCGTTCATTATCGGCGAGTCCGGGACGAAATCAAGGCGTTCGTGGAGACACTGCCGGAAGCCTTGGACAAGATTAAAAATCATGAAGGACAAGACTATGAACTGCAATTGTGAGAAAAAGGAAAAACAAGATACACGAAACACTGTTCGCGAGGAATATGGCAACATCGCGAAACAGAGAAGCTCCTGCTGCGGACCATCGCGTTGCTGTGGTGGATCATCGGCTGACCTGAAGGCGGCGGCGGTCGGATATAGCAATGAGGATCTCTCCCATCTCCCTGATGGAGCGAACATGGGGCTGTCCTGCGGCAATCCGACGGCGATTGCGTCGCTCAGACCCGGAGAAGTTGTGCTTGACCTTGGATCAGGTGGCGGCTTCGATGTT contains:
- a CDS encoding metalloregulator ArsR/SmtB family transcription factor, which encodes MQDEANLFKVLSDPTRLRLAVLLAFRGETCVCMLSQALNEPDFKVSRHLGIMRSAGMVEARREGTWMHYKLTKPRHRLEECLQMCFRNCLADHKAVQTDLKRLEKATCVA
- a CDS encoding arsenate reductase ArsC produces the protein MKKKVRILFLCTGNSCRSQMAEGWTRHLKNDSIEAYSAGIEKHGLNQRAVKVMAEAGVDISNHKSKIVADLPTMHFDYVVTLCGHAHESCPFFPGTAKIIHVGFDDPASLAADVRTEEEALVHYRRVRDEIKAFVETLPEALDKIKNHEGQDYELQL